A genome region from Nicotiana tabacum cultivar K326 chromosome 13, ASM71507v2, whole genome shotgun sequence includes the following:
- the LOC107790315 gene encoding uncharacterized protein LOC107790315, protein MTTPFQQMAEFFRHLAGTRSEPSEMNFEKMRKMGGVEFEGTTYPTIAEQWLEHMERVFEQLEYAYDWWVSVPNAKAKPSVLTWDDFVKAFRAKYGPHVYCDAKKKEFLNLRQGSMSIAEYQQKFLWLSRYAGGIIDGERDKCKRFEEGLNGYIRKSVAILQLEDFSKLISAALTWEKIDK, encoded by the exons ATGACTACTCCATTTCAGCAGATGGCTGAGTTCTTTCGTCACTTGGCTGGGACAAGGTCAGAACCTAGTGAAATGAAttttgagaagatgagaaaaatgGGTGGAGTTGAATTTGAAGGCACTACTTATCCCACGATAGCTGAACAATGGCTCGAGCACATGGAGAGGGTATTTGAACAACTAGAGT ATGCATATGATTGGTGGGTAAGTGTGCCTAATGCAAAAGCAAAACCTTCGGTGCTGACTTGGGATGACTTTGTGAAAGCATTTCGTGCGAAATATGGCCCCCatgtctattgtgatgctaagAAAAAAGAGTTTCTGAATTTAAGACAAGGGAGTATGTCTATTGCAGAGTATCAACAAAAATTTCTCTGGCTTTCTCGCTATGCTGGAGGTATTATTGATGGTGAAAGAGACAAGTGCAAAAGATTTGAAGAAGGTTTGAATGGTTACATTCGAAAATCTGTGGCAATCTTGCAACTTGAGGATTTTTCCAAGCTAATTTCAgctgctcttacttgggaaaAAATTGACAAGTAA
- the LOC107790334 gene encoding uncharacterized protein LOC107790334, producing the protein MPLYEVLYGRKCRTPLCWNEVDERKLVGPDIVQQAKSKETIINDRLKIALDRQKSYADLKRREIEYKAGDKVFLKVPPWKKIMRFGQKGKLSPQFIGPYEVLERVGPVAYKLALPLELDKIHNVFHVSLLRRYRSDPSHVLPIESIEVNPNFTYGEKPIQILACELKELRNKSTPLVKVLWKNHSGEEATWERKEDMRVQYPHLFRD; encoded by the coding sequence ATGCCTCTTTATGAAGTTTTATATGGGAGAAAATGTAGAACGCCTCTTTGTTGGAACGAGGTTGATGAAAGAAAATTGGTGGGTCCTGATATTGTGCAACAAGCTAAAAGTAAGGAAACAATCATCAATGATCGCTTAAAAATTGCCTTAGACAGACAAAAGTCTTATGCTGATCTTAAGAGGCGTGAAATTGAGTATAAAGCGGGGGATAAGGTATTTTTAAAAGTTCCTCCATGGAAGAAGATTATGAGATTTGGCCAAAAAGGTAAACTTAGTCCTCAATTTATTGGACCTTATGAAGTGCTTGAGAGAGTTGGTCCAGTTGCTTATAAACTAGCTCTTCCACTAGAGTTAGACAAGATCCACAACGTCTTTCATGTTTCACTGCTTAGAAGATACCGCtcagatccatctcatgttcttcCTATTGAATCTATTGAGGTCAATCCTAATTTTACATATGGAgaaaaaccaatccaaatcttaGCGTGTGAGTTAAAAGAGCTTAGAAACAAGAGCACCCCCTTAGTGAAAGTTCTTTGGAAAAATCATTCTggcgaagaagctacttgggagcgAAAAGAGGACATGCGAGTTCAATATCCACATTTGTTTCGGGACTAG